From a region of the Carettochelys insculpta isolate YL-2023 chromosome 29, ASM3395843v1, whole genome shotgun sequence genome:
- the LOC142003214 gene encoding hepatic lectin-like isoform X1: MRGPEQMLNLAGEPQQSPGDPTMPPLTSRQLTVLTLVIIAIKLLLTTLVLLFFLQAGPPYTNPGNPLSPKTPGSTAGEPSCHLGWEQYRGSCYFFSWGSWPWQKARNNCLVQNADLLVIGDPREQDYLVRKANSTRYWIGFTDQRSEGIWRWVDNSNVTVTYWSTGEPNNEVLVSTAGENCAHMLETGLWNDGPCTFSYKWICERAASV, translated from the exons ATGAGGGGCCCAGAGCAGATGCTGAACCTGGCTGGAGAACCTCAGCAGAGCCCAGGGGACCCCACG ATGCCTCCTCTCACCAGCCGGCAGCTGACAGTCCTCACCCTGGTGATCATAGCCATCAAACTTCTCCTGACAACCTTGGTCCTCCTCTTCT TTTTGCAGGCTGGCCCTCCCTACACCAACCCAGgcaaccccctcagccccaaaaccccagggagcacagcag GTGAGCCCTCGTGCCATCTCGGCTGGGAGCAGTACCGAGGGAGCTGCTACTTTTTCTCCTGGGGTTCCTGGCCCTGGCAGAAGGCCAGAAACAATTGCTTGGTGCAGAATGCGGATCTGTTGGTGATCGGTGACCCAAGAGAGCAG GATTACTTGGTTCGTAAAGCTAATTCCACACGTTACTGGATCGGCTTCACCGACCAACGGAGTGAAGGCATCTGGCGCTGGGTGGACAACTCTAATGTGACAGTAAC GTATTGGAGCACAGGGGAACCCAATAACGAGGTCTTGGTCAGCACTGCGGGTGAGAACTGCGCCCACATGCTAGAAACCGGCCTGTGGAATGACGGCCCCTGTACTTTCTCCTACAAGTGGATCTGCGAAAGGGCTGCCTCTGTGtaa